One part of the Marinobacter sp. M3C genome encodes these proteins:
- a CDS encoding ABC transporter permease, with protein MLSNIAFYGALETGLIYGLVAFGIYLSFRVLDFPDLTVDGSFPLGAAVAAMLIISGWNPWLATGAAILAGMAAGAVTALLNVKLKILNLLASILTMIALYSINLRIMGRPNVALLMEDTVLTPWYKLGLEYHQVPVLLFTLVIGVSLFLLWRFMKSETGLAMRATGANARMARAQGIATGGMIVLGVAVSNGLVGLAGALFAQSQGAADVTMGVGVIVIGLASLIGGEAVITPTSVFRALLACVVGAIIYRLAIAFALNADALGLKAQDLNLITAVLVTLAIVLPGARVSLMNKFKRRKA; from the coding sequence ATGCTCAGTAACATTGCCTTTTATGGCGCATTAGAAACCGGCCTGATATACGGCCTGGTTGCCTTCGGAATCTACCTGTCATTCCGTGTTCTGGACTTCCCCGACTTAACCGTAGACGGCAGCTTCCCCCTTGGTGCCGCCGTAGCCGCCATGCTGATTATTTCCGGCTGGAACCCCTGGCTGGCAACCGGTGCCGCGATACTGGCCGGCATGGCCGCCGGTGCTGTAACCGCCCTGCTCAACGTAAAGCTGAAAATTTTGAACCTGCTGGCGTCTATTCTCACCATGATTGCGCTCTATTCCATCAACCTGCGCATTATGGGCCGCCCCAACGTGGCGCTGTTAATGGAAGACACGGTGTTAACGCCCTGGTACAAACTGGGGCTTGAATATCATCAGGTACCGGTGTTGTTGTTCACCCTCGTTATCGGTGTGTCGCTGTTTCTGCTTTGGCGTTTCATGAAATCTGAAACCGGGCTGGCCATGCGCGCCACCGGTGCTAACGCCCGTATGGCTCGGGCCCAGGGCATCGCCACTGGTGGCATGATTGTTCTGGGTGTCGCGGTATCTAACGGCTTGGTAGGCCTGGCCGGCGCACTGTTCGCCCAAAGCCAGGGCGCAGCCGATGTCACCATGGGCGTAGGCGTTATTGTGATCGGCCTGGCATCGCTGATTGGCGGTGAAGCGGTTATTACACCCACCAGCGTATTTCGCGCGTTGCTGGCCTGCGTGGTCGGCGCCATCATTTACCGCCTGGCCATCGCCTTCGCACTGAACGCCGATGCACTGGGCCTGAAAGCGCAAGACCTGAACCTGATTACCGCCGTTCTGGTCACCCTGGCCATTGTTCTGCCCGGTGCCCGCGTGTCACTGATGAACAAATTCAAACGCAGAAAGGCCTGA
- a CDS encoding ABC transporter substrate-binding protein: MAKRMLRTLIGASVLAAASFVQAAELPVVAITQIVEHPALDSVYEGIKDELAERGYVDGDNIRIIHESAQGNTGIAAQIARKFVGESPAVIVAIATPSAQTVAAAARDIPVVFSAVTDPLGAKLVISLDAPGANITGVSDMLPIEKHLDLLQRLVPNAKRIGTVYNPGEANAVALVDMIEESMKARDMVLVKAAATKTSEVLGAARSLVGKADAIYLTTDNTVISAAEAVISVGERSKIPVFAADTATVSRGAAAALGFNYYDHGRQTGAMVVRILEGANTADMPVETMDTLDLFVNPEAAERMGMTIADDIIAEAKEVVSNAK, encoded by the coding sequence ATGGCCAAGAGAATGTTGCGCACCCTGATTGGTGCATCCGTGCTTGCCGCTGCCAGTTTTGTTCAGGCCGCAGAGCTCCCTGTTGTTGCTATTACCCAGATTGTAGAACATCCCGCTCTGGACTCGGTCTATGAAGGCATAAAAGATGAACTGGCAGAGCGCGGCTATGTAGACGGCGACAACATTCGCATCATCCACGAAAGCGCTCAGGGCAACACCGGCATTGCCGCCCAGATTGCGCGTAAATTTGTGGGTGAAAGCCCGGCTGTTATTGTCGCCATCGCCACGCCGTCTGCGCAAACCGTTGCGGCTGCAGCACGCGATATTCCGGTTGTATTTTCCGCGGTAACCGATCCGCTGGGCGCCAAGCTGGTGATATCACTGGATGCACCCGGCGCCAACATCACCGGCGTATCAGACATGCTGCCCATCGAAAAGCACCTGGATTTGCTGCAGCGCCTGGTACCCAACGCCAAGCGTATCGGCACGGTTTACAACCCGGGTGAAGCCAACGCCGTGGCCTTGGTAGACATGATTGAAGAAAGCATGAAAGCCCGCGACATGGTGCTGGTAAAAGCCGCCGCCACCAAAACCTCCGAAGTGCTGGGCGCTGCGCGTTCGCTGGTAGGCAAAGCAGATGCCATCTACCTGACCACGGATAACACCGTCATCAGCGCAGCAGAGGCCGTGATTTCTGTGGGTGAACGCTCGAAAATTCCAGTATTCGCCGCTGACACAGCCACGGTTTCCCGCGGAGCAGCTGCCGCGCTGGGCTTCAATTATTACGATCACGGCCGCCAAACCGGTGCCATGGTGGTACGCATTCTGGAAGGTGCTAACACCGCCGATATGCCGGTAGAAACCATGGACACCCTAGACCTGTTTGTAAACCCTGAAGCCGCCGAACGCATGGGCATGACCATTGCCGATGACATTATTGCGGAAGCCAAAGAAGTGGTTTCCAACGCCAAGTAA
- a CDS encoding chorismate mutase has translation MNTEVVCTSIDEVRANVDSIDREIVGLLAKRGGFVKQAARFKKTTDDVKAPQRVEQVITKVRTLAAEVGGNPEVTESVYRAMISAFISAELQEHADLASSR, from the coding sequence TTGAACACGGAAGTGGTTTGTACATCTATAGATGAAGTACGCGCAAATGTTGATTCGATCGATAGGGAAATTGTTGGGCTACTTGCCAAGCGTGGTGGTTTCGTTAAGCAGGCTGCGCGCTTTAAAAAGACCACTGATGATGTGAAAGCGCCTCAGCGAGTTGAGCAAGTTATTACTAAAGTCAGAACGCTTGCGGCAGAGGTTGGTGGCAATCCCGAAGTCACAGAGTCGGTCTATCGGGCCATGATTTCAGCATTCATTTCTGCCGAGTTGCAGGAACATGCTGACCTTGCCAGTAGCCGCTAA
- a CDS encoding NrdJb, protein MPVKISNKIVGYRVTKADENNQPAPAVESTLVKMNEYIERPEFLLGTTYKIKPPVAEHAMYITINDILLNEDTDHESRQPYEVFINSKSMEHFQWVIALTRVISAVFRKGGDLTFLVEELRSVYDPNGGYFKKGGVFMPSLVAEIGAVIEKHLKAVGLMESEEMSETTKRILAEKRADFEANQSKATNDDTSGDFPPNATTCGKCSTKAVIVMDGCATCLNCGDSKCG, encoded by the coding sequence ATGCCAGTAAAAATTAGCAATAAAATCGTCGGTTATCGGGTAACCAAAGCCGACGAAAACAACCAGCCTGCGCCGGCTGTAGAAAGCACACTCGTTAAGATGAACGAATACATCGAGCGGCCAGAGTTTTTGTTGGGCACCACCTACAAAATCAAACCGCCGGTGGCGGAGCACGCAATGTACATTACTATTAATGACATTCTGCTGAATGAAGACACCGACCACGAAAGCCGCCAGCCCTACGAAGTGTTCATCAACTCCAAGTCGATGGAACACTTCCAGTGGGTTATCGCCCTCACCCGCGTCATCTCTGCGGTATTCCGCAAAGGCGGCGACCTGACCTTCCTGGTGGAAGAACTGCGCTCGGTATACGACCCCAACGGCGGCTACTTCAAAAAAGGCGGCGTGTTCATGCCCTCACTGGTCGCCGAAATTGGCGCCGTGATTGAAAAGCACCTGAAGGCCGTTGGCCTGATGGAAAGCGAAGAAATGAGCGAAACCACCAAACGCATCCTGGCTGAAAAGCGGGCTGATTTTGAAGCCAATCAGAGCAAAGCCACCAACGACGATACGTCCGGTGACTTTCCACCCAACGCCACAACGTGTGGCAAGTGCAGCACCAAAGCGGTAATTGTGATGGATGGCTGTGCGACTTGCTTGAATTGTGGTGATAGTAAGTGTGGTTAA
- a CDS encoding PEP-CTERM sorting domain-containing protein has protein sequence MASLSKFKQVMNSFKGAGVGICLLTMVGTANAAFIDLTGTVTGGGAFDPVPAAPFTIGDLLTGFIEISDDAATAGSSFDVSDLLGFNITVGPANFSLPTASPFGFFSGTISEDGRTLTQLNANTEFATYPGCGFCVLTLNADADSFLVILLDQFGFAEGFDFKATVRQQAVPEPASVLLFGAGLLGLGLARIRRT, from the coding sequence ATGGCAAGTTTGAGCAAATTTAAGCAAGTGATGAACAGCTTCAAAGGAGCAGGTGTGGGTATTTGCCTGTTGACGATGGTGGGAACGGCCAATGCCGCGTTTATTGATCTGACGGGAACGGTAACCGGTGGCGGCGCATTCGATCCAGTGCCTGCCGCACCCTTCACGATCGGTGACTTGCTCACCGGGTTCATCGAGATCAGTGATGATGCGGCGACCGCCGGCTCGTCTTTTGATGTCAGCGATCTTCTCGGCTTCAACATCACCGTAGGCCCGGCCAATTTCAGCCTTCCCACTGCTTCGCCGTTCGGTTTCTTCAGTGGCACCATCTCGGAGGATGGCCGAACCCTGACGCAGCTCAATGCAAACACCGAATTTGCGACTTATCCCGGATGCGGATTTTGCGTCCTGACCCTGAACGCGGACGCGGATTCATTTCTAGTCATCCTTCTCGATCAATTCGGATTCGCTGAAGGATTTGATTTCAAAGCCACGGTGCGCCAGCAGGCTGTTCCAGAACCAGCCAGCGTGCTGCTCTTTGGTGCCGGCCTACTCGGCCTGGGACTGGCACGCATCCGCAGGACCTGA
- a CDS encoding ABC transporter ATP-binding protein, with protein MITATDLRLTFGEGTPLENPALRGMSLTVNQGEFVTVIGSNGAGKSTFLNALAGEVLVDSGKILVDNIDVTKLPTHKRTGRVARVFQDPLAGTCEGLSIEENLALAIKRGKHRGLGTAVKKQYLERFRSSLATLGLGLENRLSDKMGLLSGGQRQAVSLLMASLTPSSILLLDEHTAALDPKTASFVLELTQNIIADQKLTALMVTHSMKQALEVGTRTVMLHQGEVVFDIAGKDREGLEVKDLLNLFEQQRGLTVDDDSLLLG; from the coding sequence ATGATTACCGCAACTGACCTCCGGCTGACCTTCGGCGAAGGCACCCCATTGGAAAACCCGGCTCTGCGTGGCATGAGCCTGACCGTTAACCAGGGCGAATTTGTTACCGTTATTGGCAGTAACGGCGCTGGCAAGTCCACCTTTTTGAACGCCCTGGCCGGCGAAGTGCTGGTCGATAGTGGCAAAATTCTTGTCGATAACATCGACGTCACCAAGCTGCCCACCCACAAACGCACCGGTCGCGTAGCGCGGGTATTTCAAGACCCGCTAGCGGGAACCTGTGAAGGCTTGTCCATTGAAGAAAACCTGGCCCTGGCCATCAAACGTGGCAAACACCGCGGCCTGGGCACAGCAGTGAAAAAACAATACCTGGAACGCTTTCGCTCCAGCCTGGCCACGTTGGGTTTGGGCCTGGAAAACCGACTGAGCGACAAAATGGGCCTGCTCTCTGGCGGCCAGCGCCAGGCCGTTAGCCTGTTGATGGCAAGCCTGACACCGTCCAGCATTCTGCTGCTAGACGAACACACCGCCGCGCTGGACCCAAAAACCGCGTCTTTCGTGCTGGAGCTCACCCAGAATATTATCGCTGACCAGAAACTGACGGCACTGATGGTTACCCACAGCATGAAGCAGGCGCTGGAAGTAGGCACTCGCACCGTGATGCTGCACCAGGGCGAAGTGGTGTTCGACATTGCCGGCAAAGACCGCGAAGGGCTGGAAGTAAAAGATCTGCTCAACCTGTTTGAACAACAACGCGGCCTGACCGTAGACGACGACAGCCTGCTGCTGGGCTAA
- a CDS encoding type II toxin-antitoxin system RelE/ParE family toxin → MIRSFKHKGLARFFKSGSTAGIQAAHAKRLRLILGRLNAASDAKDMDLPGLRLHELSGNRVGIWSVTVSGNWRVTFRFEDGDAEIVNYEDYH, encoded by the coding sequence ATGATACGAAGCTTCAAACACAAGGGCTTGGCCAGATTTTTCAAGTCCGGTAGCACCGCAGGAATTCAGGCCGCCCACGCAAAAAGGCTTCGGCTTATTCTCGGTAGATTGAACGCAGCGTCGGATGCCAAAGATATGGACTTGCCAGGCCTTCGATTGCACGAACTATCCGGCAATCGCGTTGGTATCTGGTCTGTCACTGTTAGCGGTAACTGGCGAGTGACCTTCCGATTCGAAGATGGAGATGCCGAGATTGTGAACTATGAAGATTATCACTGA
- a CDS encoding type II toxin-antitoxin system Phd/YefM family antitoxin → MSRVRVDEDIRPLSEFRAGVATFIKQLHETRRPMVLTQRGRGVAVLLGVHEYERMQERLEMLEEVYKAEEQIASGDGVAHEDAKARVLSRLGQ, encoded by the coding sequence ATGTCTAGGGTTCGTGTAGATGAAGATATTCGTCCTCTGTCTGAATTTCGGGCGGGGGTAGCCACATTTATAAAGCAGCTCCATGAAACCCGCCGCCCTATGGTGCTGACGCAAAGAGGTCGTGGCGTTGCAGTATTGTTGGGGGTTCACGAGTACGAGAGGATGCAAGAGCGTCTGGAAATGCTGGAAGAAGTGTATAAGGCCGAAGAACAGATAGCCTCCGGGGATGGTGTTGCTCATGAGGACGCAAAGGCTCGGGTTTTGAGCAGACTGGGTCAATGA
- a CDS encoding transposase yields MPRFKHYNYDQDTMVVINYREQLQPGTFEHAVHYLIEHKLDLSVFHPKYRNDDTGRLAYDPAILLKIILFAYSKGITSSREIQWCCETNIIFKALSCDTVPHFTTLAKFVSQHADEIEELFEQILLVCHEQGLLGNELFAIDGCKMSSDAAKEWSGTFKELGEKRDKLKRLIRHHLHEHHERDETETEAELDRDIRRAKTVLSLDESMKKVDRFLKTNSPRMGQGKRPKEVKSNITDNESGKMTTSKGTIQGYNGVATVDKKHQVIIDVQAFGEGQEHHTLKPVLETVQRRYKKLGIADNIYQTGAIVTADTGFANEANMQYLHEQQINGHIPDNRFRSRDPKFAQQKDKYGKRHQNLPDKGWKGTLAASEFQFDPVKLTCICPSGQALTYRGQREALNGKIRVHFEGRLLQCRHCPKKHECMQNPASANHRNGSGRQVSFTVENKRAPNYTDWMKHRVDSQQGKTIYGHRMSVVEPVFGNIGSNKRLNRFSLRSKKKVQGQWQLYCLVHNIEKLANYGQLAA; encoded by the coding sequence ATGCCTCGTTTCAAGCACTATAACTACGACCAAGATACGATGGTCGTCATCAACTACCGAGAGCAGCTCCAGCCCGGCACCTTCGAACACGCGGTTCACTACCTGATCGAACACAAGCTGGATCTGTCGGTGTTCCACCCCAAGTACCGCAACGACGACACCGGCCGCCTGGCCTACGATCCTGCCATTCTGTTGAAGATCATTCTGTTCGCGTACTCCAAAGGCATCACCTCCAGCCGCGAGATCCAGTGGTGCTGCGAGACCAACATCATTTTTAAAGCTTTATCCTGCGATACCGTCCCGCACTTCACCACCCTGGCCAAGTTCGTCAGCCAGCACGCCGATGAGATTGAAGAACTGTTCGAACAAATACTGCTGGTGTGCCATGAACAGGGCCTTCTGGGTAACGAGCTGTTTGCTATCGACGGCTGCAAAATGTCGTCGGACGCCGCGAAGGAATGGTCTGGCACCTTTAAAGAACTGGGCGAAAAACGCGACAAGTTGAAACGGTTGATTCGCCACCACCTGCATGAGCATCACGAGCGGGATGAGACGGAGACGGAAGCCGAACTGGATAGAGATATTCGCCGCGCCAAAACCGTGCTCTCTCTGGATGAGTCCATGAAGAAAGTGGACCGTTTCCTAAAGACGAACAGCCCAAGGATGGGCCAGGGGAAACGACCCAAGGAAGTGAAGAGCAACATCACCGATAACGAAAGCGGCAAGATGACCACCAGCAAAGGCACGATCCAGGGCTATAACGGCGTGGCGACGGTGGATAAAAAACACCAGGTCATCATCGATGTTCAAGCCTTCGGCGAAGGTCAGGAACACCACACGTTAAAGCCGGTGTTGGAGACGGTTCAGCGTCGTTATAAAAAGCTCGGCATTGCCGACAACATCTATCAAACCGGCGCGATCGTGACCGCCGACACCGGCTTCGCCAACGAAGCTAATATGCAGTACCTGCACGAGCAACAGATCAACGGTCACATCCCGGACAATCGCTTCCGCAGCCGTGATCCGAAGTTCGCGCAGCAGAAAGACAAGTACGGTAAGCGGCATCAGAACCTCCCCGACAAGGGTTGGAAAGGCACCCTTGCAGCGAGTGAATTCCAGTTCGATCCAGTGAAGCTGACCTGTATCTGCCCATCCGGCCAGGCACTTACTTATCGAGGGCAGCGGGAAGCTCTGAACGGCAAAATCCGAGTGCACTTCGAAGGTCGCTTGCTGCAATGTCGCCACTGTCCTAAGAAGCACGAATGTATGCAGAATCCCGCTTCGGCGAACCACCGCAACGGCTCCGGCCGACAGGTCTCCTTCACCGTTGAAAACAAACGCGCACCAAATTACACCGACTGGATGAAGCACCGAGTCGATAGCCAGCAAGGCAAAACGATTTACGGTCATCGCATGTCGGTAGTTGAGCCCGTGTTCGGCAACATCGGTAGCAATAAACGTCTGAATCGCTTCAGCCTGCGGAGCAAAAAGAAGGTGCAGGGTCAGTGGCAATTGTATTGCCTGGTGCACAATATTGAGAAGTTGGCGAATTATGGGCAGTTAGCGGCATGA
- a CDS encoding AMP-binding protein, with the protein MKTTNKLPLDMIYHWEATTGDSLYLTQPIGNGQVDEFTWRRAADEARRMAAYLQSLDLPAGSSIGLISKNCAHWVMADWAIWMSGYVSVPIYPTLNATTVGYILEHSECKALFVGKLDDWDMMKPGVPETLHCISFPTSPPTDFVTWNDIIRDTAPLEGEVKREAGELATLVYTSGSTGQPKGVMLSFENMAFAAEGGTQTLGLSQSERMLSYLPLAHVMERTFVELGSLYNGFQLYFAESMDTFVSDIQRAQPTLFLSVPRLWVKFQHGVLKKMPQKKLNLLLKIPLVSGVIKKKILNGLGLGKVKLAGSGSAPLSNDVLSWYRSLGLELLEGYGMSENLAYSHMNKPGRSRIGYVGEALPGVETRISDNGEVLIKSPATMMGYYKDEERTREAMSEDGFLKTGDKGEMDEMGRLKLTGRTKEMFKTSKGKYIAPAALENRLMANQSLEMVCVSGANQTNPFALVLLNENLRPQMADPAVRKTVEAELETLREQVNNAVDPHEKLAFIAVVTDEWSVENSFLTPTLKLKRNVVEAAYESQVEGWYAERKPVIWH; encoded by the coding sequence ATGAAAACAACGAATAAGCTACCTCTCGACATGATTTACCACTGGGAGGCCACCACAGGGGACTCTTTATACCTGACTCAGCCGATAGGAAACGGCCAGGTTGACGAGTTTACCTGGCGCCGTGCAGCTGATGAAGCCCGGCGCATGGCTGCGTATCTGCAATCGCTGGATCTGCCTGCTGGCAGCAGTATTGGGCTGATTTCGAAAAATTGTGCCCACTGGGTGATGGCGGACTGGGCAATCTGGATGTCGGGCTATGTGTCTGTACCCATTTACCCGACGCTGAACGCGACCACGGTTGGCTATATTCTTGAGCACTCCGAGTGCAAGGCGCTGTTCGTTGGCAAGCTGGACGACTGGGACATGATGAAACCCGGTGTGCCAGAGACCCTGCACTGCATTTCGTTTCCAACCAGCCCACCCACCGATTTTGTAACCTGGAACGACATTATTCGGGATACGGCGCCGCTGGAAGGCGAGGTGAAGCGCGAAGCCGGTGAACTGGCCACGCTGGTTTATACGTCTGGCAGCACCGGTCAGCCCAAAGGCGTTATGTTGAGTTTCGAAAACATGGCGTTTGCCGCCGAGGGAGGCACCCAAACACTGGGACTATCGCAGAGTGAGCGCATGCTGTCTTATTTGCCGCTGGCTCATGTAATGGAGCGCACGTTTGTTGAGTTGGGCTCACTGTATAACGGTTTCCAGCTGTATTTTGCCGAATCTATGGACACGTTCGTGAGCGATATACAGCGGGCTCAGCCCACGCTCTTCCTGTCTGTGCCCCGGCTGTGGGTGAAATTCCAGCACGGTGTGCTGAAGAAAATGCCTCAGAAAAAGCTCAATCTGTTGTTGAAAATTCCACTGGTCAGCGGTGTCATCAAGAAAAAAATTCTCAATGGCCTGGGGCTTGGCAAGGTGAAATTGGCGGGCAGCGGGTCTGCGCCGCTGTCTAATGATGTGCTGAGCTGGTATCGCAGTCTTGGGCTGGAATTGTTGGAAGGTTATGGCATGTCTGAGAACCTGGCCTATTCCCACATGAACAAACCGGGGCGCTCGCGAATCGGTTATGTTGGCGAGGCCTTGCCCGGCGTGGAAACGCGCATCAGTGACAACGGTGAAGTGCTGATAAAAAGCCCGGCCACTATGATGGGGTACTACAAAGATGAAGAGCGCACCCGCGAAGCCATGAGCGAAGACGGTTTCCTGAAAACCGGTGATAAAGGCGAGATGGACGAGATGGGGCGCCTGAAACTGACCGGTCGCACCAAAGAGATGTTCAAAACCAGTAAAGGTAAGTACATTGCCCCGGCAGCGTTGGAAAACCGGCTGATGGCAAATCAAAGCCTTGAGATGGTGTGTGTTTCCGGCGCCAATCAGACTAATCCGTTTGCACTGGTACTGCTCAATGAAAATTTGCGGCCGCAGATGGCAGACCCGGCGGTACGCAAAACCGTTGAAGCAGAGCTGGAGACCCTGCGGGAGCAGGTGAACAATGCGGTGGACCCACATGAGAAA
- a CDS encoding adenosylcobalamin-dependent ribonucleoside-diphosphate reductase: MNAKAQALVTTIPMQDASLDIWNSKYQLKTKTGEAVDKDILATYERVARALSEVENKDLRAKHYKDFAWALKHGAIPAGRIISNAGAQAHKPATSTINCTVSGNINDSMNDILGKNHEAGLTLKAGCGIGYEFSTLRPRGAYVAGAGATTSGPLSFMDIFDRMCFTVSSAGGRRGAQMATFDVHHPDIIDFIQAKREDGRLRQFNLSLLITEDFINAVRDDADWKLSFPVTDKEVEEEGLDLTDPAQFVYRDFPVVKDYVMNAEGKVACRIYRTLKAQFIWDTIMTSTYDYAEPGFILIDKVNQMNNNWFCEDIRATNPCGEQPLPPYGSCLLGSVNLTMFVDYPFTDKASFNYEKYKKVVGIFTRMLDNVVEINGLPLAQQRHEITYKRRHGMGILGLGSTLAMLRMPYGSEESVVFTEDVVREMAVEGWRQSLALGEEKGAAPIMDDEFEITPKMLGKCPQLKADGYNLGDKLKGRVLHAKYSRYMQRIAEVEPELIAQLTEKGGRFTHHTSIAPTGTISLSLANNASNGIEPSFSHHYARNIIREGRKTKEKVDVFSFELLAYRHLSNPGAMPFSDDADKKLPDYFTTSDDVTPAQHVDIQAAAQLWVDSSISKTANVPTDFPYKDFKDIYMYAFDKGLKGCTTFRFNAEAFQGVLVKESDLENTVYEFTLDDGTKVKLKGNEQVDYDGEIHSAANLFDALKEGTYGKY; the protein is encoded by the coding sequence ATGAACGCTAAAGCACAGGCACTAGTCACAACCATTCCGATGCAAGACGCATCGCTGGACATCTGGAACAGCAAGTACCAGCTGAAAACCAAAACCGGCGAAGCCGTCGACAAAGACATTCTGGCCACCTACGAGCGCGTAGCCCGTGCCCTGTCAGAAGTTGAAAACAAAGACCTGCGCGCCAAGCACTACAAAGACTTCGCCTGGGCCCTGAAGCACGGCGCCATTCCTGCCGGCCGCATTATTTCCAACGCTGGCGCACAGGCCCACAAGCCTGCCACCTCCACCATCAACTGCACCGTTAGTGGCAACATTAACGACTCTATGAACGACATTCTGGGGAAAAACCACGAAGCAGGCCTGACCCTTAAAGCCGGCTGCGGTATCGGTTATGAATTCTCTACCCTGCGCCCCCGCGGTGCCTACGTCGCCGGCGCCGGTGCCACCACATCCGGCCCGTTGTCGTTCATGGATATCTTCGACCGCATGTGCTTCACCGTGTCATCAGCCGGTGGCCGTCGCGGCGCCCAAATGGCCACCTTTGACGTTCACCACCCAGACATCATCGACTTCATCCAGGCCAAGCGTGAAGATGGCCGCCTGCGCCAATTCAACCTGTCGCTGCTGATCACCGAAGACTTCATCAACGCCGTACGTGACGACGCCGACTGGAAGCTGTCCTTCCCGGTGACCGATAAAGAAGTAGAAGAAGAAGGCCTGGACCTGACCGACCCAGCCCAGTTTGTATACCGTGATTTCCCGGTCGTAAAAGACTACGTGATGAACGCCGAAGGCAAAGTAGCCTGCCGCATTTACCGCACTCTAAAAGCCCAGTTCATCTGGGACACCATCATGACCTCCACCTACGACTACGCCGAGCCGGGTTTCATCCTGATCGACAAAGTAAACCAGATGAACAACAACTGGTTCTGCGAGGACATCCGTGCTACTAACCCTTGTGGCGAACAGCCCCTGCCCCCTTACGGCAGCTGCCTGCTAGGCTCGGTGAACCTGACCATGTTCGTGGACTACCCGTTCACCGACAAAGCCAGCTTCAACTATGAAAAGTACAAAAAAGTCGTCGGCATCTTCACCCGCATGCTAGACAACGTGGTGGAAATCAACGGCCTGCCACTGGCACAGCAACGCCACGAAATTACCTACAAGCGCCGCCACGGCATGGGCATTTTGGGCCTGGGCTCTACCCTCGCCATGCTGCGTATGCCTTACGGTTCTGAAGAATCTGTGGTGTTCACCGAAGACGTCGTACGTGAAATGGCCGTAGAAGGCTGGCGCCAGTCCCTGGCCCTGGGCGAGGAAAAAGGCGCGGCGCCGATCATGGACGACGAGTTCGAAATTACCCCGAAAATGCTCGGCAAATGCCCGCAGCTGAAAGCCGACGGTTACAACCTGGGCGACAAGCTCAAGGGCCGTGTGCTTCACGCCAAGTACAGCCGCTACATGCAGCGCATCGCTGAAGTAGAGCCAGAACTGATAGCCCAGCTGACCGAGAAAGGTGGCCGCTTTACTCACCACACCTCCATCGCGCCTACCGGCACTATCAGCCTGTCACTGGCCAACAACGCCAGTAACGGCATAGAGCCAAGCTTCTCGCACCATTACGCCCGCAACATCATTCGCGAAGGCCGTAAAACCAAAGAGAAAGTCGACGTGTTCTCCTTCGAGCTGCTGGCTTACCGCCACCTGAGCAACCCGGGCGCCATGCCGTTCTCGGACGACGCTGACAAAAAACTGCCGGATTACTTCACCACATCAGATGACGTAACCCCGGCCCAGCACGTAGACATCCAGGCCGCGGCCCAGTTGTGGGTAGATTCGTCTATCTCCAAAACCGCCAACGTGCCCACAGACTTCCCTTACAAAGACTTCAAAGACATTTACATGTACGCCTTCGACAAAGGCCTGAAAGGCTGCACCACCTTTCGCTTCAACGCAGAAGCTTTCCAAGGCGTACTGGTTAAAGAATCCGATTTGGAAAACACCGTCTACGAATTCACCCTGGACGATGGCACCAAAGTAAAACTGAAGGGTAACGAGCAGGTCGATTACGACGGCGAAATTCACAGCGCTGCCAACCTGTTCGATGCTTTGAAAGAAGGCACTTACGGAAAATATTGA
- a CDS encoding HigA family addiction module antitoxin encodes MLMHNPPHPGEVLRELCLEPLGLSVTAAAEALGVSRKTLSALLNGKAGISPEMAIRLSIAFDTSAESWLNQQSQYELWHAEQHRKELNVKRLVAA; translated from the coding sequence ATGTTGATGCATAACCCCCCACACCCTGGTGAAGTATTGCGAGAGCTTTGTCTTGAGCCACTCGGCCTCTCTGTCACGGCGGCTGCAGAGGCATTGGGCGTTAGCCGCAAGACTTTGAGTGCCTTGCTGAACGGCAAGGCCGGTATCAGTCCCGAGATGGCTATCCGGCTCTCTATCGCTTTTGATACCTCTGCAGAGAGCTGGCTGAACCAGCAGTCCCAATATGAACTCTGGCATGCCGAACAACATCGCAAAGAGCTCAACGTGAAAAGGCTTGTTGCGGCTTAA